One window from the genome of Cucumis melo cultivar AY chromosome 12, USDA_Cmelo_AY_1.0, whole genome shotgun sequence encodes:
- the LOC103497077 gene encoding phosphoinositide phospholipase C 2-like isoform X2, which translates to MFDKYSENGIMNIEQLQKFLNDVQGEDSRKAQVIFNNFKHLNFFQRRGLHLEEFFRYLLDQDLNLAFSPSHSAYQDMTAPLSHYYIFTGHNSYLTGNQLSSDCSETPIIRALKKGVRAIELDLWPNSKKNGVDVRHGGTLTAPVELVKCLRAIKDHAFTASKYPVIITFEDHLTHDLRQEVAEMLKSTFGSILYVPEPGEYLNEFPSPELLKGKILISTKPPERTTREKPPADESASSEEDIEGYMEELDKDEEIDIPEYESLIAIHAKKMKRGSDLRTLFNDMEKVLRLSLSEQKLEEAVSKYGHEIIRFTQRNLLRVYPKGSRFNSSNYNPMLGWTHGAQMVAFNMQRAGKYLWTMEGMFRGNGGCGYIKKPEFLLNNPKTSSSRSTPSQRIKGLKIKVYMGEGWHLEFDLSHFDFYSPPDLYVEIRMVGVGKDRATRKTIPIENQWVPVWNEEFSFSISTPELALLQIVVRDHDTSGKDDFAGQTCLPVKELQSGIRAVPLYNKRGERYKHVKLLMRFDFQK; encoded by the exons ATGTTTGATAAATACTCAGAGAATGGCATAATGAACATTGAGCAATTGCAGAAGTTCTTGAATGATGTTCAAGGAGAAGATAGCAGAAAAGCTCAGGTCATCTTCAACAATTTCAAGCACCTCAATTTCTTTCAGAGAAGAGGCCTTCATCTAGAAGAATTCTTCCGTTATCTTCTTGATCAAGACCTTAATCTTGCTTTCTCTCCCTCCCATTCG GCCTATCAGGACATGACAGCCCCATTGTCTCACTATTACATATTTACTGGCCACAACTCCTACTTAACAGGAAATCAACTAAGTAGTGATTGCAGTGAGACTCCTATCATAAGGGCTCTTAAAAAAGGAGTAAGAGCAATTGAGCTTGATTTATGGCCTAATTCCAAGAAAAATGGCGTTGATGTTCGTCATGGAGG GACACTCACAGCTCCTGTGGAACTCGTCAAATGCCTAAGAGCAATCAAAGATCATGCCTTTACAGCTTCAAAGTATCCTGTAATTATAACTTTTGAGGACCATCTCACTCATGATCTTCGACAAGAAGTGGCCGAG ATGCTTAAGTCAACATTTGGGAGCATCCTCTATGTTCCTGAACCTGGAGAATACTTGAATGAATTTCCATCGCCGGAGTTACTTAAGGGAAAGATTCTGATTTCTACCAAACCACCAGAGCGTACCACCAGGGAAAAACCACCAGCAGATGAGAGTGCAAGCTCTGAAGAAGATATAGAG GGGTATATGGAGGAGTTGGATAAAGATGAAGAAATCGATATTCCAGAATATGAAAGTTTGATTGCTATTCATGCAAAGAAGATGAAACGTGGATCAGATCTCCGGACCTTATTTAATGATATGGAAAAAGTTTTGAGACTTAGTCTGAGTGAGCAAAAACTTGAAGAGGCTGTGTCAAAATATGGACACGAAATTATCAG GTTTACTCAGAGGAATTTGCTGAGAGTGTATCCAAAAGGTTCAAGATTCAACTCATCTAATTACAATCCTATGCTTGGCTGGACTCATGGGGCTCAAATGGTTGCTTTTAACATGCAG AGAGCTGGGAAATACTTGTGGACCATGGAAGGAATGTTCAGAGGCAATGGTGGTTGTGGCTACATTAAGAAACCTGAATTCTTGCTTAATAACCCAAAGACATCTAGTTCCAGATCAACACCCTCGCAAAGGATAAAAGGTTTAAAG ATAAAGGTATACATGGGAGAAGGATGGCATTTGGAATTCGATCTCTCACATTTCGATTTCTATTCACCTCCAGATTTATACGTTGAG ATCAGAATGGTCGGGGTTGGAAAGGATAGAGCGACGAGAAAAACCATCCCCATTGAAAACCAGTGGGTACCTGTTTGGAATGAGGAGTTTAGTTTCTCAATAAGCACTCCTGAACTGGCTTTGCTACAAATTGTGGTTCGTGATCACGATACCTCTGGAAAAGATGACTTCGCGGGGCAGACATGTTTGCCGGTGAAAGAGCTCCAATCAGGAATCCGAGCAGTGCCATTGTACAATAAGAGGGGAGAGAGATACAAGCATGTGAAGCTCCTTATGCGCTTCGATTTCCAAAAATGA
- the LOC103497077 gene encoding phosphoinositide phospholipase C 2-like isoform X1 — protein MYKHSFKVCFFFSRRFRTNVAEAPEDVKRMFDKYSENGIMNIEQLQKFLNDVQGEDSRKAQVIFNNFKHLNFFQRRGLHLEEFFRYLLDQDLNLAFSPSHSAYQDMTAPLSHYYIFTGHNSYLTGNQLSSDCSETPIIRALKKGVRAIELDLWPNSKKNGVDVRHGGTLTAPVELVKCLRAIKDHAFTASKYPVIITFEDHLTHDLRQEVAEMLKSTFGSILYVPEPGEYLNEFPSPELLKGKILISTKPPERTTREKPPADESASSEEDIEGYMEELDKDEEIDIPEYESLIAIHAKKMKRGSDLRTLFNDMEKVLRLSLSEQKLEEAVSKYGHEIIRFTQRNLLRVYPKGSRFNSSNYNPMLGWTHGAQMVAFNMQRAGKYLWTMEGMFRGNGGCGYIKKPEFLLNNPKTSSSRSTPSQRIKGLKIKVYMGEGWHLEFDLSHFDFYSPPDLYVEIRMVGVGKDRATRKTIPIENQWVPVWNEEFSFSISTPELALLQIVVRDHDTSGKDDFAGQTCLPVKELQSGIRAVPLYNKRGERYKHVKLLMRFDFQK, from the exons ATGTATAAGCACAGTTTTAAGGTCTGCTTCTTTTTCAGCAGAAGATTCAGGACAAATGTAGCTGAAGCACCAGAAGATGTGAAGAGGATGTTTGATAAATACTCAGAGAATGGCATAATGAACATTGAGCAATTGCAGAAGTTCTTGAATGATGTTCAAGGAGAAGATAGCAGAAAAGCTCAGGTCATCTTCAACAATTTCAAGCACCTCAATTTCTTTCAGAGAAGAGGCCTTCATCTAGAAGAATTCTTCCGTTATCTTCTTGATCAAGACCTTAATCTTGCTTTCTCTCCCTCCCATTCG GCCTATCAGGACATGACAGCCCCATTGTCTCACTATTACATATTTACTGGCCACAACTCCTACTTAACAGGAAATCAACTAAGTAGTGATTGCAGTGAGACTCCTATCATAAGGGCTCTTAAAAAAGGAGTAAGAGCAATTGAGCTTGATTTATGGCCTAATTCCAAGAAAAATGGCGTTGATGTTCGTCATGGAGG GACACTCACAGCTCCTGTGGAACTCGTCAAATGCCTAAGAGCAATCAAAGATCATGCCTTTACAGCTTCAAAGTATCCTGTAATTATAACTTTTGAGGACCATCTCACTCATGATCTTCGACAAGAAGTGGCCGAG ATGCTTAAGTCAACATTTGGGAGCATCCTCTATGTTCCTGAACCTGGAGAATACTTGAATGAATTTCCATCGCCGGAGTTACTTAAGGGAAAGATTCTGATTTCTACCAAACCACCAGAGCGTACCACCAGGGAAAAACCACCAGCAGATGAGAGTGCAAGCTCTGAAGAAGATATAGAG GGGTATATGGAGGAGTTGGATAAAGATGAAGAAATCGATATTCCAGAATATGAAAGTTTGATTGCTATTCATGCAAAGAAGATGAAACGTGGATCAGATCTCCGGACCTTATTTAATGATATGGAAAAAGTTTTGAGACTTAGTCTGAGTGAGCAAAAACTTGAAGAGGCTGTGTCAAAATATGGACACGAAATTATCAG GTTTACTCAGAGGAATTTGCTGAGAGTGTATCCAAAAGGTTCAAGATTCAACTCATCTAATTACAATCCTATGCTTGGCTGGACTCATGGGGCTCAAATGGTTGCTTTTAACATGCAG AGAGCTGGGAAATACTTGTGGACCATGGAAGGAATGTTCAGAGGCAATGGTGGTTGTGGCTACATTAAGAAACCTGAATTCTTGCTTAATAACCCAAAGACATCTAGTTCCAGATCAACACCCTCGCAAAGGATAAAAGGTTTAAAG ATAAAGGTATACATGGGAGAAGGATGGCATTTGGAATTCGATCTCTCACATTTCGATTTCTATTCACCTCCAGATTTATACGTTGAG ATCAGAATGGTCGGGGTTGGAAAGGATAGAGCGACGAGAAAAACCATCCCCATTGAAAACCAGTGGGTACCTGTTTGGAATGAGGAGTTTAGTTTCTCAATAAGCACTCCTGAACTGGCTTTGCTACAAATTGTGGTTCGTGATCACGATACCTCTGGAAAAGATGACTTCGCGGGGCAGACATGTTTGCCGGTGAAAGAGCTCCAATCAGGAATCCGAGCAGTGCCATTGTACAATAAGAGGGGAGAGAGATACAAGCATGTGAAGCTCCTTATGCGCTTCGATTTCCAAAAATGA